From a region of the Hemibagrus wyckioides isolate EC202008001 linkage group LG14, SWU_Hwy_1.0, whole genome shotgun sequence genome:
- the fgl2a gene encoding fibrinogen-like 2a gives MLLCVYIILLAANLGSEAVVSGSVEKKLASESCSQVKLKPAGQCGNEEECPYQITIPPLTIQLPKQFQLLKKVMTELESMKETVRQLKSACLSCSLQRDSTETQNRGDGETTTPKNESSRDIIREMQVKMSKMSSGLKNAHIRIKDLRGQVELLSHFNMNNVKEMMGQKVDNISELSIKFNRNCSNECPVVTGPQYIIAARDCSDYSAMKNMKNGVYKVTPDHRNGTFEVFCDMESNGGGWTVVQHRINGTLNFNRTWADYKNGFGDLRGEFWLGNDHIHLLTRTKDMVLRIELEDFQGVREYAKYEQFYVANEFLKYRLSISKYSGGSAGDALHINNDYNHDQMFFTTWDRDNDMYLSGNCGAYYGSGWWFNACMSANLNGKYYHKRYTGKRNGIFWSTWPNTPKEQYLTNGRHPFKTVKMMIRPKNYAP, from the exons atgctcctgtgtgtgtatatcataCTCCTAGCTGCAAATCTGGGCTCTGAAGCTGTAGTTAGTGGCTCAGTGGAGAAGAAATTGGCCTCTGAGAGCTGCTCCCAGGTGAAGCTGAAACCTGCTGGCCAGTGCGGAAATGAAGAGGAGTGCCCCTACCAGATCACCATTCCTCCTCTCACCATCCAGCTGCCCAAGCAGTTCCAGCTGCTTAAAAAGGTCATGACAGAGTTGGAGAGCATGAAGGAGACAGTGAGGCAACTGAAGAGCGCCTGTCTAAGCTGCAGCCTTCAAAGGGacagcacagagacacagaacaGAGGAGATGGTGAAACAACCACACCCAAAAATGAGAGTTCAAGAGATATTATCCGAGAGATGCAAGTGAAGATGTCCAAGATGTCCTCTGGCTTGAAAAACGCTCATATACGGATTAAAGACCTGCGAGGACAGGTGGAGCTGCTCAGCCACTTTAACATGAATAATGTTAAGGAAATGATGGGCCAAAAGGTAGACAACATCAGTGAACTATCCATCAAGTTCAATCGCAACTGTTCGAATGAGTGCCCTGTGGTAACTGGACCACAAT ACATCATAGCAGCTAGAGACTGCTCAGACTACAGTGCCATGAAGAACATGAAGAATGGAGTCTACAAGGTTACCCCTGATCACAGAAATGGGACGTTTGAGGTCTTCTGTGACATGGAGTCCAATGGTGGCGGCTGGACTGTTGTGCAGCACCGAATCAATGGCACTCTGAATTTCAACCGCACCTGGGCTGACTATAAGAATGGCTTTGGGGACTTGCGTGGGGAGTTTTGGCTTGGAAATGATCATATTCATCTGCTCACCAGGACCAAAGACATGGTGCTGCGCATCGAGCTTGAGGACTTCCAAGGTGTCAGAGAGTACGCCAAATACGAACAATTTTATGTAGCAAATGAGTTTCTTAAATACCGCCTGTCCATAAGCAAATACTCAGGGGGGAGTGCTGGTGATGCTCTGCATATCAACAATGACTACAATCATGATCAGATGTTTTTCACTACGTGGGACAGGGACAATGATATGTACTTGTCTGGAAACTGCGGCGCTTACTATGGATCGGGCTGGTGGTTCAATGCCTGCATGTCGGCTAACCTAAATGGCAAATATTACCACAAAAGGTACACAGGAAAGCGAAATGGCATCTTCTGGAGCACATGGCCCAACACACCTAAAGAGCAGTACCTGACCAACGGCAGGCATCCCTTCAAAACTGTCAAGATGATGATTAGGCCAAAGAATTATGCCCCGTAA